Within Fusarium fujikuroi IMI 58289 draft genome, chromosome FFUJ_chr08, the genomic segment ACAGGTCGACCTTCTCCAGATATCGCTTCAACGCGGCGCTGGTATCTGTCTGGGCAACGTAACCTTCGGGTTCACAAGCCTTTAGATCCTCGAGACTGAGCGTTGACGTCTTTCCGTTTTTCTTGGCCACGGTGTGCACAACCCTaacagcctcttcatcgcGACCCTTGCTCATGAGATACTTGGGTGACTCGTAGATCTTGAACAGAACAAAGCGCACGAGGAACATGAGAAGTGTTAGTCCACCAACAGTAATGGTAAAGTATCGCCATCCCATGTTATCCTTTCGTCGACAGACTGTATCTTGTTCGCATGTATAGTTACCCAAAAGTGGCCATGCGATGAGTGTACCGATGACTTGTGCAATGGCCCAGTCAATGGAGAGAATTGTGAGGAGGTATTGATGAGATGCCGGTAGAAACTCGAGAAAAATGGCCGAGTCAACTGGTAAAtttccaccaacaccaaaagaCCACAATGCGTCGAAAATGCCAATGGCTGCGAAATTAGGGGCGCTGGCTGAAATGAGGCCCCAAATTGCCGTGAGACCGAGAGTGATGTTGAATGCCCATTTTCGCCCAACTGGCAAAATTAATAATCAGTCTAATAAGAGAACTGCCGGGAGGGACGACTTACAAATATCACACCCGAACCCCCAAAAAATTGCACCTCCAAGAAGACCAATGTTCTGCGCCAGCGTGAGATATGGCGGATTGTTTACACTGAACTCATTCGCGACAGGTGTAAGAATAAGCGACGTGACGATTGGCCAGAGATTATCGCTAGCCCAGCCAAAGCCTATGACGACGAAAAGCTCCCACTGATACCGCCCCATGCCGAGATCTTGAATCTGACATGAACACGTTAACGCCCACCCGATCAATAACATGAGTAAAGAAAACGAAACAAAACTTACAGCACGGTTCAAGATACGAGCTTTCGCCTCATAAACAGGATCCAAAGCCCCCTTGGGAATaattgcttcatcatcagcagcgtCGACAAGGCTATTCCTCCTCCCATCGTTATTAATCGCCCCGTAGGCTTtgcgctcttcttccttatcAGCCATGGTGTAAGAGGCAGAATCGCGGGGTTGAGACTTCAAGAGACGACCAGCCTCTGAATTTTCAGCTGGCGGCATCGTTATGTTATATTATACGAAAGGGTTAGGTGATCGTCAGTGgcttgatattgagaaggaATAAAAACAGGACAAAAGAACTCCCCGGGGGTTGCGACGTCGCGGGGTTTGATGGTGCAATTTGGGTGCTAATCCACTCTTGTCTCGGTGGGTGCGCGGGGGGCTCGCGTGCCACCTTCGGTGATCTACGGTTCTTGTGACAGGGGTTGTCGTGATGGTGCTTATTTTATGGCGTCACCTGTTGGAGTCATCGATTTGATGTGAGTAAGCATTGTATGATCTCGTTCTGACCTTGAAGCGATGGAatgatcaag encodes:
- a CDS encoding related to 4-hydroxybenzoate transporter gives rise to the protein MPPAENSEAGRLLKSQPRDSASYTMADKEEERKAYGAINNDGRRNSLVDAADDEAIIPKGALDPVYEAKARILNRAIQDLGMGRYQWELFVVIGFGWASDNLWPIVTSLILTPVANEFSVNNPPYLTLAQNIGLLGGAIFWGFGCDIFGRKWAFNITLGLTAIWGLISASAPNFAAIGIFDALWSFGVGGNLPVDSAIFLEFLPASHQYLLTILSIDWAIAQVIGTLIAWPLLGNYTCEQDTVCRRKDNMGWRYFTITVGGLTLLMFLVRFVLFKIYESPKYLMSKGRDEEAVRVVHTVAKKNGKTSTLSLEDLKACEPEGYVAQTDTSAALKRYLEKVDLSHVKALFVTRKLGLSTGLIMAVWALIGLGYPLYNAFIPYIQATKGADFGDGSTYLTYRNSLIIAVLGVPGALLGGWLVELPRLGRKGTLSLSTILTGVFLYCSTTATTSDALLGWQCAFNFFSNIMYAVLYSFTPELFPTPHRGTGNALCASCNRIFGIMAPIIAIFANLKTSAPVYTSGALFIAAGLLVLIMPFESRGKAAL